A region from the Natronoarchaeum mannanilyticum genome encodes:
- a CDS encoding DUF7090 family protein yields the protein MDYSLAVDGAPETIPGGTGVLLLHPSTGETDRIDTDFFKTDTDHFLVISTRTTAREVKQKLEYYDVDETSAEILDTLSVERGYSRRSSDAVHYVSSPDDLDGIIEQTERFLDSHDGKVRISLDSITELAYYAGEEETQAAVGELLALLAGHDAVGLFHLSKEVHPEDVLESYREQFDGVIDLDADGETDVEF from the coding sequence ATGGACTACTCGCTTGCGGTAGACGGCGCGCCGGAGACGATTCCCGGCGGGACCGGCGTCCTGCTGCTGCACCCGAGCACCGGCGAGACGGACCGCATCGACACCGATTTTTTCAAGACTGACACCGATCACTTCCTGGTCATCTCGACGCGGACGACCGCCCGCGAAGTCAAGCAGAAACTGGAGTACTACGACGTCGACGAGACGTCAGCCGAGATCCTCGACACGCTCAGCGTCGAGCGGGGCTACTCGCGGCGATCGAGCGACGCGGTCCACTACGTCAGCTCGCCCGACGACCTCGACGGGATCATCGAGCAGACCGAGCGGTTCCTCGACTCCCACGACGGCAAGGTGCGGATCAGTCTCGACTCGATCACGGAACTGGCGTACTACGCCGGCGAGGAAGAGACCCAGGCGGCGGTCGGCGAACTGCTCGCACTGCTGGCGGGACACGACGCCGTCGGCCTCTTTCACCTCTCGAAGGAAGTTCACCCCGAGGACGTGCTCGAATCCTACCGCGAGCAGTTCGACGGCGTGATCGACCTGGACGCCGACGGCGAGACCGACGTCGAGTTCTGA
- a CDS encoding DUF502 domain-containing protein, giving the protein MSRPDVDEIVEPAPDGAEVRQDLQQALISGIAIIVPFVVTVLVLLWAFNFVANALSPLVDLLGVFGPASEMRSLVREGIAAAVFLGLILAVGLAAQHGPNTGLGRRIDAVMGELPGIGSIYSSVDRMSEVMVEGDTESFREVKLVEFPQQESFAIAFLTAESPAAVEDAAGYDEMQTLFVPMAPNPVMGGHLLSIPTERIHDVDLTVEEGMQAIVTTGMAIDENAHDER; this is encoded by the coding sequence ATGTCCAGACCTGACGTCGACGAGATCGTCGAGCCGGCGCCCGACGGCGCCGAGGTTCGACAGGACCTCCAGCAGGCACTGATCTCGGGAATCGCCATCATCGTCCCGTTCGTCGTGACGGTGCTGGTGTTGCTGTGGGCCTTCAACTTCGTGGCGAACGCGCTGTCGCCGCTGGTCGATCTGCTCGGCGTGTTCGGCCCGGCCTCCGAGATGCGGTCGCTCGTGCGGGAAGGCATCGCCGCGGCCGTCTTTCTCGGGTTGATCCTCGCTGTCGGACTGGCCGCCCAGCACGGCCCGAACACCGGGCTCGGCAGGCGCATCGACGCCGTCATGGGGGAGTTGCCGGGGATCGGCTCGATCTACAGCAGCGTCGACCGCATGAGCGAGGTGATGGTCGAGGGCGACACCGAGAGCTTCCGGGAGGTCAAGCTCGTGGAGTTCCCCCAGCAGGAGAGCTTCGCGATCGCGTTCCTGACCGCCGAGTCGCCGGCCGCCGTCGAGGACGCCGCGGGCTACGATGAGATGCAGACCCTGTTCGTCCCGATGGCGCCCAACCCCGTGATGGGCGGGCACCTGCTGAGCATCCCGACCGAGCGCATCCACGACGTCGATCTCACGGTCGAGGAGGGGATGCAGGCGATCGTCACGACGGGCATGGCGATCGACGAGAACGCCCACGACGAGCGGTAG
- a CDS encoding DMT family transporter codes for MTAPLTNPIALALLPAVLWGLTPIFDKRGMAAGGGSVQASLVVVIVEVAFYWTAIAALRGGSAFSGLTPEILAVFVGAGVVGTALGRIVIFVGVDRVGASLNNAVLSTRPLFATLVALVALGEPVGPLTIAGIVVLVGGLAVLTISKGGDLQGWEPRDLAWPLAAAATFGVANVARRYGLLESPITALEAVALNETAGMIALAAYVVAARGRANVLARPRETYAYFASSGLLTTVAMLSLMAALGLESGRVALVDPLVATAPLFTVIFAAALLREFERVTKGVVAGAALIVVGAALITL; via the coding sequence GTGACGGCACCGCTCACGAACCCGATCGCGCTCGCGCTGCTCCCGGCGGTGCTGTGGGGCCTGACGCCGATCTTCGACAAGCGCGGGATGGCCGCGGGCGGCGGTTCGGTCCAGGCGTCGCTGGTGGTCGTGATCGTCGAGGTCGCGTTCTACTGGACGGCGATCGCGGCGCTACGCGGCGGATCTGCCTTTTCGGGACTGACACCGGAGATCCTGGCGGTGTTCGTCGGCGCCGGCGTCGTCGGGACGGCGCTGGGCCGGATCGTCATCTTCGTCGGCGTCGACCGGGTGGGCGCGAGCCTCAACAACGCCGTCCTGAGTACGCGCCCGCTGTTCGCGACGCTGGTGGCGCTCGTCGCGCTGGGCGAGCCGGTCGGCCCGCTCACGATCGCCGGGATCGTCGTGCTGGTCGGCGGGCTCGCCGTGCTGACGATCTCGAAAGGGGGCGACCTGCAGGGCTGGGAGCCCCGCGACCTGGCGTGGCCGCTGGCGGCCGCCGCGACGTTCGGGGTCGCCAACGTCGCCCGCCGGTACGGGCTGCTGGAGTCGCCGATCACGGCGCTCGAAGCCGTCGCGCTCAACGAGACCGCCGGGATGATCGCGCTGGCGGCCTACGTCGTCGCCGCGCGGGGACGGGCGAACGTGCTGGCGCGGCCGCGAGAGACCTATGCGTACTTCGCTTCCAGCGGCCTGCTGACGACCGTCGCGATGCTGTCGCTGATGGCCGCACTCGGTCTCGAATCCGGACGGGTCGCGCTCGTCGATCCGCTGGTGGCGACCGCGCCGCTCTTCACCGTGATCTTCGCGGCCGCGCTGCTGCGCGAGTTCGAGCGCGTGACGAAGGGCGTCGTCGCCGGCGCCGCGCTGATCGTCGTCGGCGCCGCGCTGATCACGCTCTGA
- the serB gene encoding phosphoserine phosphatase SerB has product MTLVAFDFDGTLSDSEMTVLLGEQYDVADQMESITERAMNDEIDYATSLRERAALLEDLPEARAEQAFGQVYLRQGAADLIEALNDAGVHTAVLTGGFERGVEAALARENVEVDTIVANRLPMADGHLTGEVEGPLIEGTKDTALADLASEVGVDMDDTIAVGDGANDLPMLRVAGKSVGFVPKDAVRPHCQVVVATMDRLKTVLEEDGVL; this is encoded by the coding sequence ATGACGCTTGTCGCGTTCGACTTCGACGGCACGCTCTCGGACTCCGAGATGACCGTGCTGCTGGGCGAGCAGTACGACGTCGCCGACCAGATGGAATCGATCACCGAGCGGGCGATGAACGACGAGATCGACTACGCGACCAGCCTGCGCGAGCGCGCCGCGCTGCTGGAGGACCTCCCCGAGGCTCGCGCCGAGCAGGCGTTCGGGCAGGTGTATCTCCGCCAGGGCGCCGCCGACCTGATCGAGGCGCTCAACGACGCCGGCGTCCACACCGCCGTCCTCACCGGCGGCTTCGAGCGCGGCGTCGAGGCCGCGCTGGCGCGGGAGAACGTCGAGGTCGACACGATCGTCGCCAACCGCCTGCCGATGGCGGACGGCCACCTCACCGGCGAGGTCGAGGGGCCGCTGATCGAGGGCACCAAGGACACCGCGCTGGCGGATCTCGCGTCGGAGGTCGGCGTCGACATGGACGACACGATCGCGGTCGGCGACGGCGCCAACGACCTGCCGATGCTGCGGGTCGCCGGCAAATCGGTCGGGTTCGTCCCGAAGGACGCCGTACGTCCTCACTGCCAGGTCGTCGTCGCGACGATGGACCGGCTCAAAACCGTGCTCGAAGAGGACGGCGTCCTCTGA
- a CDS encoding cupin domain-containing protein yields MEKVAIENVETEINPMRVHSVRKPVSRALGTTDVAMNYFELEPGESFSGALHTHEDQEEIFYVEDGTATFEVGVDRETVDVAAGELIRFPPGEFQKGSNEGDERVVGWAIGAPGARHDWDDLYSRAYCPECEKETTQDVGFASGQFELECTDCGYEQG; encoded by the coding sequence ATGGAGAAAGTCGCGATCGAGAACGTCGAGACGGAGATCAACCCGATGCGGGTCCACAGCGTCCGCAAACCGGTCTCTCGCGCGCTCGGAACGACCGACGTCGCGATGAACTACTTCGAGCTCGAACCCGGCGAGTCCTTCTCGGGCGCGCTGCACACCCACGAGGACCAGGAGGAGATCTTCTACGTCGAAGACGGGACCGCGACGTTCGAGGTCGGCGTCGACCGCGAGACGGTCGACGTCGCGGCGGGCGAGCTGATCCGGTTCCCGCCCGGCGAGTTCCAGAAAGGGTCGAACGAGGGCGACGAGCGCGTCGTCGGCTGGGCGATCGGCGCGCCGGGCGCCCGCCACGACTGGGACGACCTGTACTCGCGGGCGTACTGTCCGGAGTGCGAGAAGGAGACGACGCAGGACGTCGGGTTCGCGAGCGGACAGTTCGAACTCGAATGTACGGACTGTGGCTACGAGCAGGGGTAG
- a CDS encoding ammonium transporter has translation MIAPLQADIPTLIDSVNALWVLVATFLIFFMHAGFAMLEAGQVRSKNVANQLTKNLLTWSVGVTVYFLIGATISGFAGGAGISWTFESAAAGWDNWLYGAVFAMTAATIVSGAVAGRAKLRAYVGYTIALSAVIYPVVAGIGWTTGGLLTGTGWLGNTVGVGFADFAGGMIVHGMGGIAGLTAAWVLGPRMDRYSEDGTPNVIPGHSLTFAVLGTLILAFGWYGFNVGTSAIFSGESVFLGDQLGRVALTTTIAMACGAMGAGLVAWAQTGKVDTLYVANGLLAGLVGITAIPNTTTWWGAFVVGGLAGAQLPIVFSFVEKRLKIDDVCAVFPVHGSAGVLGTLLFPFVATSSALEGTTILEAFISQFIGVSIITVWTVAATALVFGAFKAVGQARVSPEHERDGLDVSEHGVDTYPEFGEPDIAADGGQRSTGAQASSELRSDGGKEIRTDGGTVEEEGDIKMVMAIIRPDRLGEVKKQLAEAGAPSLTVTNVSGRGSQPAKKGQWRGEEYTVDLHQKVKLECVVADTPVDEVVEAIREGANTGEPGDGKIFVLPVDDALQVRTGNRGPDAV, from the coding sequence ATGATCGCTCCCCTTCAGGCGGACATCCCGACGTTGATCGACTCGGTCAACGCTCTGTGGGTGCTGGTCGCGACGTTCCTGATCTTCTTCATGCACGCGGGCTTCGCGATGCTGGAGGCCGGTCAGGTACGCTCGAAGAACGTGGCGAACCAGCTGACGAAGAACCTGCTGACCTGGTCGGTCGGCGTAACGGTGTACTTCTTGATCGGTGCCACGATCTCCGGCTTCGCCGGCGGCGCCGGCATCTCGTGGACGTTCGAGAGCGCGGCCGCCGGTTGGGACAACTGGCTGTACGGCGCCGTGTTCGCGATGACGGCGGCGACCATCGTCTCCGGCGCGGTCGCCGGTCGCGCGAAACTCCGCGCGTACGTCGGGTACACGATCGCCCTCTCGGCGGTCATCTACCCCGTCGTCGCCGGCATCGGCTGGACGACCGGCGGTCTACTCACGGGCACCGGCTGGCTCGGTAACACGGTCGGCGTCGGCTTCGCCGACTTCGCAGGCGGGATGATCGTTCACGGCATGGGCGGCATCGCCGGCCTCACCGCGGCGTGGGTGCTCGGTCCGCGCATGGACCGGTACAGCGAGGACGGCACGCCTAACGTCATTCCCGGTCACTCGCTGACGTTCGCCGTGCTCGGGACGCTGATCCTCGCGTTCGGCTGGTACGGCTTCAACGTCGGTACGTCCGCGATCTTCAGCGGCGAGAGCGTCTTCCTCGGCGACCAGCTCGGTCGCGTCGCGCTGACGACGACCATCGCGATGGCTTGCGGTGCGATGGGCGCCGGGCTCGTCGCCTGGGCCCAGACCGGTAAGGTCGACACGCTGTACGTCGCGAACGGACTGCTGGCCGGTCTGGTCGGCATCACCGCGATCCCCAACACCACCACCTGGTGGGGCGCGTTCGTGGTCGGCGGCCTCGCCGGCGCGCAGCTCCCGATCGTCTTCAGCTTCGTCGAGAAGCGCCTGAAGATCGACGACGTCTGCGCGGTGTTCCCGGTTCACGGCTCCGCCGGCGTTCTGGGGACGTTGCTGTTCCCCTTCGTCGCCACGTCTAGCGCGCTCGAAGGGACGACGATCCTCGAAGCGTTCATCTCACAGTTCATCGGCGTTTCGATCATCACGGTCTGGACGGTCGCCGCGACCGCGCTCGTCTTCGGCGCGTTCAAGGCCGTCGGTCAGGCCCGCGTCTCCCCCGAACACGAGCGTGACGGGCTGGACGTCTCCGAACACGGCGTCGACACCTACCCCGAGTTCGGCGAGCCCGACATCGCCGCCGACGGCGGTCAGCGCTCCACCGGAGCGCAGGCCTCGTCAGAGCTCCGCTCTGACGGCGGGAAAGAGATCCGCACGGACGGCGGCACGGTCGAGGAGGAGGGCGACATCAAGATGGTCATGGCGATCATCCGCCCCGACCGTCTCGGCGAAGTGAAGAAACAGCTCGCCGAAGCCGGCGCGCCGTCGCTGACCGTCACGAACGTCTCCGGCCGCGGCAGCCAGCCCGCGAAGAAGGGCCAGTGGCGCGGCGAGGAGTACACGGTCGACCTCCACCAGAAGGTCAAACTCGAGTGCGTCGTCGCGGACACGCCCGTCGACGAGGTCGTCGAGGCGATCCGCGAGGGCGCCAACACGGGCGAGCCCGGCGACGGGAAGATCTTCGTGCTGCCGGTCGACGACGC
- a CDS encoding adenosine deaminase: protein MSQATKIVVGTVGIAAILALALIVQTLA from the coding sequence ATGAGCCAAGCCACCAAGATCGTCGTCGGAACCGTCGGCATCGCCGCGATACTCGCGCTCGCGCTGATCGTCCAGACGCTCGCCTGA
- a CDS encoding type II toxin-antitoxin system VapC family toxin has translation MSIFVDTGVFYAHHDRSSPRHDAAAAAMRELLVGTYGKAFTSDYVFDETVTLTLSRTSRVEAARKAGERIRGAGEYPDVVSMLFVSSDCFERAVAAFDRFDDHALSFTDATTVALVEDRDIDAVLSFDDDFDGLVERVDPTTLAE, from the coding sequence ATGAGCATCTTCGTTGACACCGGCGTCTTCTACGCTCACCACGATCGATCCTCGCCGCGCCACGACGCCGCGGCGGCGGCAATGCGCGAACTCCTCGTAGGAACGTACGGAAAAGCGTTCACGAGCGACTACGTGTTCGACGAGACGGTGACGCTCACGCTGTCCCGGACGAGCCGAGTCGAGGCGGCGCGAAAGGCGGGCGAACGGATCCGCGGTGCCGGTGAGTACCCGGACGTCGTGTCGATGCTGTTCGTCTCGTCCGACTGTTTCGAGCGCGCCGTCGCGGCGTTCGATCGGTTCGACGACCACGCCCTGAGCTTTACCGACGCGACGACGGTGGCGCTGGTCGAGGACCGCGACATCGACGCGGTGCTCTCCTTCGACGACGATTTCGACGGCCTCGTCGAGCGCGTCGATCCGACCACCCTCGCCGAGTAG
- a CDS encoding DUF7089 family protein — protein MFSERDLPEDLAAVRDELVPGAVVLDCESDFETLPPAQAEDLGLLVDELDPATYSEEWIPEDAPQLLHRYAGSDFTIGMPGDGSVAWTRQTDPPVILVKPRVEGAGEDFVDFLIGEALVELGVDAPEHFIQFFQERYLELDAAVELDPNSTYQIAAALCDAWVGLFTRNTFGQWREDGSRLGAAWEDAGERIEGRLTDLPAAVAQGQTDFADATELACSGIKHGKELPDPFGALDNRAYANRGADYAVTWAEKTFEKL, from the coding sequence ATGTTCTCGGAACGCGACCTCCCCGAGGACCTCGCCGCCGTACGGGACGAGCTCGTCCCCGGCGCCGTCGTGCTGGACTGCGAGTCGGACTTCGAGACGCTCCCGCCCGCGCAGGCCGAGGACCTGGGACTGCTGGTCGACGAACTCGACCCCGCGACGTACTCCGAGGAGTGGATACCGGAGGACGCGCCCCAGCTGCTCCACCGCTACGCGGGGAGCGACTTCACCATCGGGATGCCGGGTGACGGCAGCGTCGCCTGGACCCGACAGACCGATCCCCCAGTGATACTGGTCAAGCCCCGCGTCGAGGGCGCCGGGGAGGACTTCGTCGACTTCCTGATCGGCGAGGCGCTGGTCGAACTCGGCGTCGATGCGCCGGAGCATTTCATCCAGTTCTTCCAGGAACGCTACCTCGAACTCGACGCCGCCGTCGAGTTAGATCCCAACAGCACGTACCAGATCGCCGCCGCGCTCTGCGACGCCTGGGTCGGACTCTTTACTCGCAACACGTTCGGCCAGTGGCGCGAGGACGGCTCGCGACTCGGCGCGGCCTGGGAAGATGCCGGCGAGCGGATCGAAGGGCGCCTGACGGACCTGCCGGCGGCGGTCGCGCAAGGCCAGACGGACTTCGCCGACGCGACCGAACTGGCCTGCAGCGGCATCAAGCACGGAAAAGAGCTGCCGGATCCGTTCGGGGCGCTCGACAACCGCGCGTACGCGAATCGGGGCGCCGACTACGCGGTGACGTGGGCCGAGAAGACGTTCGAGAAACTGTAG
- the hemB gene encoding porphobilinogen synthase produces MNLTDRPRRLRRDGVRELVSETSLSPEDLIAPVFVDATTDERVPIQSMPGHERVPIDQAVDRVEEVLETGVEAVMLFGIPESKDPQGSRAWAEDGVVQKATRRITAETDAYVITDVCLCEYTDHGHCGVVEETAAEDPDLTVKNDETLELLGKIAVSQAEAGAEMVAPSSMTDGMVGAIREALDDAGFSDVPIMSYAAKYESSFYGPFRDAADGAPAFGDRRHYQMDPANREEATREVRLDVEQGADVLMVKPALPYLDIVRDVDREFDYPVAAYNVSGEYAMLHAAAEKGWLDLDAAATESLLSIKRAGADLILTYFAEDVARRL; encoded by the coding sequence ATGAACCTCACCGATCGCCCGCGACGGCTCCGCCGCGACGGCGTCCGCGAGCTGGTCAGCGAAACCAGCCTCTCGCCCGAGGACCTGATCGCGCCGGTGTTCGTCGACGCCACGACCGACGAGCGGGTCCCGATCCAGTCGATGCCGGGCCACGAGCGCGTCCCGATCGACCAGGCCGTCGACCGCGTCGAGGAAGTACTGGAGACGGGCGTCGAGGCGGTGATGCTGTTCGGCATCCCGGAGTCCAAGGACCCGCAGGGCTCCCGCGCCTGGGCCGAGGACGGCGTCGTCCAGAAGGCGACGCGCCGGATCACCGCCGAGACGGACGCCTACGTCATCACGGACGTCTGCCTCTGCGAGTACACCGATCACGGCCACTGCGGCGTCGTCGAGGAGACGGCCGCCGAGGACCCGGACCTCACAGTGAAAAACGACGAAACGTTGGAGCTGCTCGGGAAGATCGCCGTCTCGCAGGCCGAAGCCGGCGCCGAGATGGTCGCGCCCTCCAGCATGACCGACGGGATGGTCGGCGCGATCCGCGAGGCGTTAGACGACGCCGGGTTCTCGGACGTGCCGATCATGAGCTACGCCGCGAAGTACGAGAGTAGCTTCTACGGTCCCTTCCGCGATGCCGCCGACGGGGCGCCCGCGTTCGGCGATCGGCGTCACTACCAGATGGATCCCGCGAACCGCGAGGAGGCGACGCGCGAGGTGCGCCTCGACGTCGAGCAGGGCGCCGACGTGCTGATGGTCAAGCCCGCGCTCCCGTATCTGGACATCGTCCGCGACGTCGACCGCGAGTTCGACTACCCCGTCGCGGCGTACAACGTCAGCGGCGAGTACGCGATGCTCCACGCCGCCGCCGAGAAGGGCTGGCTCGATCTGGACGCCGCCGCGACCGAGTCGCTGCTGTCGATCAAGCGCGCCGGCGCTGATCTGATTCTGACGTACTTCGCGGAGGACGTCGCGCGGCGGCTGTGA